A genome region from Solanum pennellii chromosome 12, SPENNV200 includes the following:
- the LOC114075312 gene encoding LOW QUALITY PROTEIN: probable E3 ubiquitin-protein ligase rbrA (The sequence of the model RefSeq protein was modified relative to this genomic sequence to represent the inferred CDS: deleted 1 base in 1 codon), whose protein sequence is MSKVDPTSLNSVVIAMAENDNGHKSGDDDINLQTILFYSAQFYSGKDFESSSNLGVGKNPMEIEYSYILDSINHKNGDSSCRFCEICEDVFPLPDTMISGTNCNHRYCVECIQDYIGKNINEIIHEVAIRCPAYYCKEILDIDLIMPIDFLIRVRDVSRVMKVFASPVVIDCPYMDCMGKLIDDQQEYPIRACPKCWNLFCVHCKSLHLGMTCEIYQFSRQLNLLYWQQQYGGYCNEIEKAEEEEEEEEEEEEEEEEEEEEEEEAP, encoded by the exons ATGTCAAAAGTTGATCCTACCTCGCTGAATTCTGTTGTCATCGCTATGGCTGAAAATGACAATGGCCACAAAAGCGGAGATGATGATATCAACTTGCAGACAATTCTCTTTTACTCAGCTCAGTTTTATTCTGGTAAGGATTTTGAATCAAGCTCTAATCTCGGTGTTGGTAAAAACCCTATGGAGATTGAGTATTCTTATATTCTAGATTCAATTAACCATAAAAATGGGGACTCTTCATGTAGATTTTGTGAAATATGTGAAGATGTCTTTCCGTTGCCAGACACAATGATATCGGGCACTAATTGCAATCATCGTTACTGC GTAGAATGCATACAAGATTATATAGGTAAAAATATCAATGAGATTATCCACGAGGTTGCTATAAGGTGTCCTGCTTATTATTGCAAGGAAATTTTGGATATTGATTTGATAATGCCGATTGATTTTCTTATTCGAGTAAGAGATGTCAGTCGAGTAATGAAAGTTTTTGCTTCACCAGTAGTTATTGATTGCCCTTATATGGATTGTATGGGTAAACTGATTGATGATCAACAGGAATATCCAATTAGGGCATGTCCTAAATGTTGGAACCTTTTTTGTGTCCATTGTAAAAGCTTACATCTTGGAATGACATGTGAGATTTATCAGTTTAGTAGGCAACTGAATTTGCTCTACTGGCAGCAGCAATATGGAGGATATTGTAATGAAATAGAGAAGgctgaggaagaagaagaagaagaagaagaagaagaagaagaagaagaagaagaagaa gaagaggaagaagaagctCCTTGA